Proteins from a genomic interval of Clostridium sp. 'deep sea':
- a CDS encoding AI-2E family transporter: MSEDIKRRYFSRTNIILYILTCIFIVRLVMVDNILQTIWGSLGEVTLAIILIYLLNPLVRTIEEKFKMSRSSSVALSYLILVLVIVALIMIISPAVVDSIKSLANAVPNYEQTLIEITDKLDLEKFNISGEILNSIIKSLNEIVLKISQSLISVIDFTINSARVILLMIVKWVIALLIAWYGLKEYPNLGKHMQKHFKALFKPRTAKKLTHIMELSDTAFRGFIIGKLVTCAILGGMTYVAMFIFNLVTPYTIPFLPLIGIIIGLTNMIPYFGPLLGAIPCIIMALFTGIPEGIAVVVIILVLQQIDNLIVGPRVLGSYVGISPFWTLVFISIGGKLNGAIGMIIAVPIGTVILLLFQEYLKEKLRKKKRKSEKALI, from the coding sequence GTGAGCGAAGATATAAAAAGAAGGTATTTTAGTAGAACAAATATTATCCTATATATATTAACATGTATTTTTATAGTTAGGCTTGTAATGGTAGATAACATTTTACAAACCATTTGGGGATCATTAGGAGAGGTTACTTTAGCTATAATATTAATATATTTGCTAAATCCATTAGTAAGAACAATAGAAGAAAAATTTAAAATGTCGAGATCTTCTAGTGTTGCCCTAAGCTATTTAATTTTAGTATTAGTTATAGTAGCATTAATAATGATAATTTCACCAGCAGTTGTTGATAGTATTAAGTCTTTAGCTAATGCAGTACCAAACTATGAACAAACCCTAATTGAAATTACTGACAAACTAGATCTTGAAAAATTTAATATCTCTGGAGAGATATTAAATAGCATTATTAAAAGCTTAAATGAAATTGTCTTAAAGATATCTCAGAGCTTAATATCCGTAATTGATTTTACGATTAACTCAGCCAGAGTAATATTATTGATGATTGTTAAATGGGTTATTGCTTTGTTAATAGCTTGGTATGGATTAAAAGAATACCCTAACCTTGGTAAACATATGCAAAAGCATTTTAAAGCATTATTTAAACCCCGTACTGCTAAAAAACTTACTCATATAATGGAGTTATCAGATACAGCCTTTAGAGGATTTATAATAGGAAAACTAGTTACATGTGCTATTTTAGGTGGCATGACCTATGTCGCTATGTTTATATTTAACTTAGTAACGCCTTATACCATACCGTTTTTACCTTTAATAGGAATTATTATTGGGTTAACAAATATGATTCCTTACTTTGGACCTTTACTAGGTGCAATACCATGTATTATTATGGCCCTCTTTACAGGCATACCAGAGGGAATTGCAGTAGTAGTAATAATTTTGGTATTACAGCAGATAGATAACCTTATTGTAGGACCAAGAGTATTAGGCAGTTATGTTGGTATATCACCATTTTGGACTTTAGTATTTATCTCTATAGGTGGAAAACTCAATGGAGCAATAGGTATGATTATAGCTGTTCCTATTGGTACTGTAATTTTATTACTGTTTCAAGAATACTTAAAAGAAAAATTAAGAAAGAAAAAACGCAAAAGTGAAAAAGCTTTAATTTAA
- a CDS encoding response regulator transcription factor — protein sequence MKDYKILIIDDEIDICELLKLYLENAGYQVEYCHTGEQALEYAQSFNPDLIILDVLLPDTTGIKLCPELRTIVSCPIIFLSCKKQEHEKISGLEAGGDDYISKPFSPRELVARIKANLRRENIATARNRSVLQENIKLPSMTINRNNHTVDINGEVVPLSVKEFELLVFLASSPNKIFSVEEIYDEIWGDAGVGDIRTVMVHIRNVRKKIEKNPARPRHIINVRGAGYMLKLN from the coding sequence ATGAAAGATTATAAGATTTTAATTATTGATGATGAAATTGATATTTGTGAATTGCTGAAACTATACTTAGAAAATGCTGGTTATCAGGTTGAGTATTGTCATACAGGAGAACAAGCTTTAGAGTATGCTCAAAGTTTTAATCCTGATTTAATTATACTCGATGTTTTATTACCCGATACAACCGGCATTAAACTCTGCCCTGAGCTTCGTACTATTGTTAGTTGCCCAATTATCTTTTTAAGTTGCAAAAAACAAGAACATGAAAAAATTAGTGGATTAGAAGCTGGTGGAGATGACTACATATCAAAACCATTTAGTCCAAGAGAACTAGTAGCACGTATAAAAGCAAACCTAAGACGAGAGAATATTGCTACAGCGAGAAATAGATCAGTGTTGCAAGAAAATATTAAGCTACCATCAATGACAATTAATCGCAATAATCATACGGTTGATATTAATGGTGAGGTAGTGCCTCTCTCAGTTAAAGAGTTTGAACTTTTAGTTTTCTTGGCTTCATCTCCAAATAAGATTTTTAGTGTTGAAGAAATTTACGATGAAATATGGGGAGACGCAGGAGTAGGCGATATCCGTACCGTAATGGTACATATCAGAAATGTGCGCAAAAAAATTGAAAAGAACCCTGCCCGCCCACGCCATATAATTAATGTTAGAGGCGCTGGTTATATGTTGAAGTTAAATTAA